Proteins from a single region of Pseudopedobacter saltans DSM 12145:
- a CDS encoding SIMPL domain-containing protein yields MKKLIIAAIIACTSLSAMSQTADLRKKIEVNGSAETEITPDEIYIAISLKEYFKDNNNKKRVTITELEKQLQTAVAKAGIPKEDLMINNVSGYTDYWNQKKDPNFLASKQYKLKVKDLNSFNVIIAAVDPKGIASTYVESYNHSKITQLKNDLRVKALLNAKDKASALASALGDKLGSALLIQDLNSDYNVQPMYARANYALVAKADAAGNEAEMSDIDFKKIKLQYTVNVTFEIK; encoded by the coding sequence ATGAAAAAGTTAATAATCGCTGCTATAATAGCATGTACAAGTTTAAGCGCCATGAGTCAAACTGCAGATTTAAGAAAGAAAATTGAAGTTAATGGTAGTGCAGAAACAGAAATCACTCCTGATGAAATCTACATTGCTATTTCATTGAAAGAGTACTTTAAGGATAACAACAACAAAAAACGAGTTACTATTACCGAATTGGAAAAGCAACTTCAAACTGCTGTTGCAAAAGCGGGTATTCCAAAAGAAGACTTAATGATTAACAATGTGTCGGGATATACAGACTATTGGAATCAAAAGAAAGACCCTAACTTTTTAGCCAGTAAGCAATACAAACTAAAAGTAAAAGATTTAAATAGCTTCAATGTAATTATTGCTGCGGTAGACCCAAAAGGAATAGCTTCTACTTATGTAGAAAGTTATAATCACTCTAAAATTACCCAACTGAAAAATGATTTGAGAGTGAAAGCCTTGCTAAATGCAAAGGATAAAGCTTCTGCGTTAGCAAGCGCACTTGGGGATAAATTGGGGAGTGCTTTACTGATTCAGGATCTGAATTCTGATTATAATGTACAACCTATGTATGCCAGAGCTAACTATGCGCTAGTGGCAAAAGCCGATGCTGCAGGAAACGAAGCTGAAATGTCTGATATCGACTTCAAAAAAATCAAGTTACAATATACTGTAAATGTGACTTTCGAGATTAAATAA
- a CDS encoding IS982 family transposase encodes MLTPSKITEIFVQVDDFCKEFELEIIQHKLNAGNCKARNRKASLADSEIITILIAFHTGHFTNLKHFYIGHICSYYRDYFPGLVSYNRFVELQQRVAIPMMLFLKNRCLGQSNGINFIDSTHIKVCHNRRIHSHKVFSLVAERGQCSIGWFYGFKLHLIINDRGEILSFYLTKGNVDDRNIKLMTSMTQQIFGKLFGDKGYISKALADLLWGNGIQMITKPRKNMKDFNISQADKIMLRKRALIECVNDELKNICKLQHTRHRSVNNFLMNTMGALCAYHFFPKKPSLNIGFDFNDRQMLLTA; translated from the coding sequence ATGCTTACTCCTTCTAAAATTACCGAAATTTTTGTTCAAGTTGATGATTTCTGCAAAGAATTTGAACTTGAGATCATCCAACATAAGCTTAATGCGGGAAATTGTAAAGCCAGAAACCGTAAGGCCTCACTTGCTGATAGTGAGATCATCACTATTCTGATAGCTTTTCATACCGGACATTTCACCAATCTCAAGCACTTTTACATTGGTCACATCTGTTCTTATTACAGAGATTATTTTCCTGGACTTGTATCCTATAACCGTTTTGTAGAACTGCAGCAAAGAGTAGCAATACCCATGATGCTGTTTCTGAAAAACAGATGTCTGGGACAGTCAAATGGTATCAACTTTATCGATTCTACACATATCAAGGTATGCCATAACAGGCGCATACATAGCCATAAAGTGTTTTCCCTGGTTGCAGAGCGAGGGCAATGTTCCATCGGATGGTTCTATGGATTCAAGCTTCACCTGATCATCAATGACAGGGGGGAAATATTATCCTTTTATCTTACAAAGGGCAATGTGGATGACCGGAACATTAAATTGATGACCTCTATGACACAGCAGATATTCGGCAAGCTGTTTGGGGACAAAGGTTACATATCAAAAGCATTAGCTGATCTGCTCTGGGGAAATGGTATTCAAATGATTACCAAGCCAAGAAAGAATATGAAGGATTTTAACATCTCGCAAGCTGATAAGATTATGCTCAGAAAAAGAGCCTTAATCGAATGTGTGAACGATGAATTAAAGAATATATGCAAGCTGCAGCATACCAGGCACCGTTCGGTAAATAACTTCCTGATGAACACAATGGGCGCACTTTGTGCCTATCATTTCTTTCCTAAAAAGCCCTCTCTTAATATCGGTTTTGACTTTAATGACAGACAGATGTTATTGACCGCT